From a region of the Saccharomyces paradoxus chromosome IV, complete sequence genome:
- the CDC13 gene encoding telomere-binding protein CDC13 (Single stranded DNA-binding protein found at TG1-3 telomere G-tails~similar to YDL220C), giving the protein MDTLEEPECPPHKERIFVKSSKDFEGYPSIAIVPVQFVALLTSIHLTETKCLLGFSNFEGRDDQVEEDQYLIKVKFKDRSSERLARMTISLLCQYFEIELPDLDSGSDSSSTVVLRDIHLERLCFSSCKALYVSKHGNYTLFLEDIKPLDLVNVIRTISTKSKKGSSEHLLLEPTSKCNLKRSLVDIFNNLIEMNRDEKNSFKFVKLIHYDIELKRFIQEQQNILSQKLKAKAINPFFAPNRLGIPYLESQNEFNSQLMTLNVDEPITEIGDKGDNMHDSADPIEDSDSSTTSSTGKYFSSRSYIQSQTPERKTSVPNNWHDDDSGRNKKRKLSFQGPSAPLSQKAISYERLSLANVGSVERLEGKFVGMYPTQFASINEFKYCTLKLYYTHLPLSNIPDKVLLPGTNCIEIIIPTRERICELFGVLNCQSSKISDILLLKTPGPISVEIERIMWDNDETISPGIAVWSLKNISTDTQAQAPVQSLPPTNPPRTRMREMARKDPTIEFCQLELNNFETKYVTMFGMLVSCSFDKPSFISFVFTDFTKNDIVQNYLYDRYLIDYESKLELNEGFKAIMYKNQFETFDTKIRQIFNKGLSDLRNGRDENLSQYGIVCKMNIKVKIYNGKLNAIVRECVPVPHSQVGSIASPPQCEHLRSFYKRAFKRIGESAISRYYEEYRRFFPIQRNNSHLAELKFAPVTVKHEREQLRAPTAPTEYIPDLNADVSSFDVKFTDIFSLLNSFARCPQQTHKSNTLYNCEGRIVAIEHHASGLCFHITNELPLSQTRIPAPQRVLQLHIITSKNFAYFFNRSGAYLQRQPLEEKYAQLAQFLGHSFKFNITSSLKFLPGTTMTLQIWCPIECTFRELQQQLAHLKVAAAPDSGSLGCAITATVNPLRLLAAQNGVTVKREEDNDDDAGAVSASLDMMGAAKCGGAKLQ; this is encoded by the coding sequence ATGGATACTTTAGAAGAGCCTGAGTGTCCTCCACACAAAGAGCGTATTTTTGTGAAGTCGAGTAAAGACTTTGAAGGTTATCCCAGCATAGCAATAGTTCCTGTCCAGTTCGTAGCGCTTTTAACCTCAATACACTTAACTGAAACAAAGTGTTTGCTAGgcttttctaattttgaGGGAAGAGATGATCAGGTGGAAGAAGACCAATATTTAATCAAAGtgaaattcaaagacaGGAGCTCGGAAAGGCTAGCGCGAATGACTATTTCCTTACTTTGTCAATATTTTGAGATTGAATTACCAGATTTGGATTCAGGCTCAGATTCATCCTCAACAGTAGTTTTGAGAGATATTCACCTCGAAAGACTATGCTTTTCAAGTTGTAAAGCTTTATATGTGTCAAAACACGGGAACTACACTCTATTTTTAGAGGATATCAAACCGTTGGATTTGGTAAACGTAATAAGAACTATATCTACAAAATCTAAAAAAGGTAGCAGCGAGCATTTATTATTGGAACCCACTTCAAAATGCAATTTGAAGAGGTCACTtgttgatattttcaacaatttaATCGAAATGAATAGAGATGAAAAGAACAGTTTTAAATTTGTGAAGTTGATTCACTACGATATAGAACTAAAAAGATTTATTcaagaacaacaaaacaTCTTATCGCAGAAATTGAAAGCCAAAGCAATCAATCCTTTCTTTGCTCCAAATAGATTAGGGATACCTTACCTTGAATCTCAAAACGAATTTAATTCGCAGCTTATGACGCTTAATGTAGATGAACCGATCACAGAAATAGGCGACAAGGGAGACAACATGCATGACAGTGCAGATCCCATTGAGGATTCTGATTCTTCAACTACCTCTTCTACGGGGAAGTATTTCAGCTCAAGATCCTACATCCAGTCGCAGACGCCtgaaaggaaaacaagCGTACCAAACAATTGGCACGATGATGATTCCGGaaggaacaagaaaagaaagctttcttttcaaggCCCCAGCGCACCTTTATCCCAGAAAGCAATTAGTTATGAGCGACTTTCGCTAGCTAATGTAGGCTCAGTTGAGAGGTTGGAGGGAAAGTTTGTTGGGATGTACCCAACTCAATTCGCTAGTATAAATGAATTCAAATATTGCACACTGAAACTGTACTATACGCATTTACCACTATCAAATATCCCAGACAAGGTGTTGCTGCCGGGCACCAATTGCATTGAGATCATTATCCCTACGAGAGAGCGTATCTGTGAGCTCTTCGGTGTTTTAAACTGTCAAAGCAGCAAGATATCGGATATCCTACTACTGAAAACGCCGGGTCCAATTTCCGTGGAAATTGAAAGGATTATGTGGGACAATGACGAGACCATTAGTCCAGGTATAGCCGTTTGGAGCTTGAAGAACATCAGCACCGATACCCAGGCGCAGGCGCCTGTGCAATCGTTGCCGCCAACCAATCCGCCTCGTACGAGGATGCGCGAAATGGCTAGGAAAGACCCTACCATCGAGTTTTGTCAGTTGGAGCtcaacaattttgaaactaaATACGTAACAATGTTTGGCATGCTAGTGTCTTGCTCGTTTGATAAACCTTCTTTCATATCTTTTGTCTTTACCGATTTTACTAAGAATGATATCGTCCAAAACTACCTTTACGACAGATATCTAATAGATTACGAGAGCAAGTTGGAGCTGAACGAAGGCTTCAAGGCCATCATGTACAAAAACCAATTTGAAACGTTCGACACTAAAATCAGACAAATATTCAACAAGGGGCTAAGCGACTTACGCAATGGCCGTGATGAAAACCTTTCGCAATACGGCATAGTTTGTAAGATGAATAtaaaagtgaaaatttACAACGGCAAACTGAATGCTATTGTGCGCGAATGTGTACCGGTCCCTCATTCCCAGGTAGGCAGCATCGCTTCGCCCCCACAATGCGAACATCTAAGATCGTTTTACAAGCGAGCATTCAAGAGAATCGGCGAATCCGCAATTTCACGCTACTACGAAGAGTACCGGAGGTTCTTCCCCATACAAAGAAACAATTCTCATCTTGCAGAGCTGAAATTCGCCCCAGTAACCGTAAAACATGAGCGGGAACAGCTACGCGCTCCAACGGCTCCCACAGAATACATACCTGACCTGAATGCAGACGTGTCGTCCTTCGATGTCAAGTTCACAGATATCTTCTCGCTCCTGAATTCCTTCGCCCGCTGCCCACAACAAACACACAAGAGCAACACACTATACAATTGCGAGGGTCGCATCGTCGCCATCGAGCACCACGCATCAGGCCTTTGCTTCCATATCACGAATGAGCTCCCACTTTCGCAAACCCGCATCCCGGCCCCTCAGCGAGTGTTGCAACTACACATCATTACCTCCAAGAACTTTGCATACTTTTTCAACCGCTCCGGCGCCTATCTACAGCGTCAGCctcttgaagaaaaatatgcGCAATTGGCACAATTTCTCGGCCATTCATTCAAGTTCAATATAACCTCCTCATTGAAGTTCCTCCCTGGCACGACCATGACACTGCAGATCTGGTGTCCGATCGAATGCACGTTTCGGGAATTGCAACAACAGCTGGCCCATCTGAAGGTTGCAGCTGCTCCTGATTCAGGGAGTCTTGGTTGTGCAATTACCGCTACCGTCAATCCTCTCCGACTTCTTGCCGCGCAAAATGGCGTCACCGTGAAAAGGGAGGAGGataatgacgatgacgCCGGAGCCGTTTCCGCCTCGTTAGACATGATGGGCGCAGCCAAATGCGGCGGTGCCAAATTACAGTGA
- the DTD1 gene encoding D-tyrosyl-tRNA(Tyr) deacylase (D-Tyr-tRNA(Tyr) deacylase~similar to YDL219W), translating into MKIVLQKVSQASVVVDSKVISSIKHGYMLLVGISIDDSMAEVDKLSKKVLSLRIFEDETKNLWKRNIKEVNGEILSVSQFTLMAKTKKGTKPDFHLAQKGHIAKELYEEFLKLLKSDLGEDQVKDGEFGAMMSCSLTNEGPVTIILDSDQ; encoded by the exons ATGAAGATCGTTTTACAAAAAGTCAGTCAAGCATCTGTAGTTGTCGATTCAAAAGTTATTTCTAG TATTAAACATGGTTATATGCTGCTAGTAGGTATTTCCATCGATGATTCCATGGCAGAGGTGGATAAGCTATCGAAAAAAGTGCTTAGTTTGAGAATCTTCGAAGATGAGACCAAGAATCTATGGAAGAGAAATATTAAAGAGGTAAATGGTGAAATTCTATCGGTGTCTCAATTCACTTTGATGGCAAAAACCAAGAAGGGAACCAAACCCGATTTCCATTTAGCCCAAAAGGGTCATATAGCTAAAGAACTTTACGAAGAATTCTTAAAATTACTAAAAAGTGATTTGGGTGAAGACCAAGTAAAGGATGGTGAATTCGGTGCGATGATGAGTTGCTCTTTAACTAATGAAGGGCCGGTTACAATCATTCTTGACAGTGaccaataa
- a CDS encoding uncharacterized protein (similar to YDL218W), translated as MKRVTGVFLTLLRFSQFASSVLVMSLLAYAIHAYGNRGNKKTNFTLATGVISVFYLIALGILCLALPTLIYIGMYFCAELIVCMLWLAAFVVLAKAQGERSCGNTNAQGLYYNPYSGQYTADSHRRACNSSQAAIAFSGLCFLLFLTSVILLGINVLTPIRKRYQTQGMWRSGASMGTKLHRWSGLALSEPFEETAAYDNTNVRTGDVEAGAGDNVAYTSDPNADTRYATNDPNRQYHTTTTNTRYTTTTTDPNARSTTNDRNTGSANIANGAVDQHAYSTDESGDRSYQEKLTEGANSGVMSGSTAEPNRNVN; from the coding sequence ATGAAACGAGTCACTGGAGTTTTCTTAACACTTTTGAGATTTTCGCAATTTGCATCATCTGTTTTGGTGATGTCACTTTTAGCGTATGCCATCCACGCCTATGGAAATAGAGgtaacaagaaaaccaaCTTTACATTGGCAACGGGTGTCATTAGTGTGTTTTATTTGATCGCTTTAGGTATTTTGTGTCTGGCTCTACCAACATTGATCTACATAGGAATGTATTTCTGTGCTGAATTGATCGTTTGTATGTTATGGCTAGCAGCTTTCGTTGTTCTTGCTAAGGCTCAAGGTGAGCGTAGCTGTGGTAACACTAATGCACAAGGATTATACTATAATCCTTATAGTGGTCAATATACTGCAGACAGTCATAGAAGAGCTTGTAATTCTTCTCAAGCCGCAATCGCCTTTTCTGGCCTTTgctttttgttgtttttgacTAGTGTGATATTACTGGGAATTAATGTCTTAACACCCATCAGGAAGCGTTATCAGACCCAAGGAATGTGGAGGAGTGGTGCTTCTATGGGTACAAAGCTCCATAGGTGGAGTGGATTAGCTTTGAGTGAgccttttgaagaaacagcTGCTTACGATAACACTAATGTTAGGACTGGCGATGTCGAAGCAGGTGCAGGCGATAATGTCGCTTACACATCTGATCCGAACGCTGATACACGCTATGCTACTAATGACCCTAATAGGCAGTATCACACTACTACTACCAACACCCGTTATACAACAACAACGACAGACCCTAACGCACGTTCTACTACCAATGACCGTAATACAGGCTCTGCAAACATCGCTAACGGTGCTGTGGATCAGCACGCTTACTCTACGGATGAGTCAGGTGACCGGTCCTATCAAGAAAAGCTTACAGAAGGTGCTAATTCTGGCGTTATGAGCGGTAGTACTGCAGAACCAAACAGGAACGTCAATTAA
- the TIM22 gene encoding translocation channel protein TIM22 (Essential core component of the mitochondrial TIM22 complex~similar to YDL217C), with product MVYTGFGLEQISPPQKKPYNELTPEEQGERGAEMIMNFMTSCPGKSVVSGVTGFALGGVLGLFMASMAYDTPLHTPTPANTATAGNVAVGGISRTVQQISDLPFRQQMKLQFTDMGKKSYSSAKNFGYIGMIYAGVECVIESLRAKNDIYNGVTAGFFTGAGLAYKAGPQAALMGGAGFAAFSAAIDLYMKSEDGRPPRNDFKE from the coding sequence ATGGTGTACACAGGATTTGGTCTGGAGCAAATAAGTCCCCCTCAAAAGAAACCTTACAATGAGCTAACTCCAGAAGAGCAGGGTGAACGAGGTGCAGAAATGATCATGAACTTCATGACCTCATGTCCTGGAAAATCAGTAGTGAGTGGTGTAACAGGGTTTGCACTGGGGGGTGTTTTAGGTCTGTTTATGGCATCAATGGCGTATGATACGCCACTTCATACACCTACTCCCGCTAATACAGCAACAGCAGGAAATGTTGCTGTAGGCGGGATATCAAGAACGGTTCAACAAATATCTGATTTACCGTTCCGGCAGCAAATGAAACTTCAGTTTACTGATATGGGTAAAAAGTCGTATTCTAGTGCCAAGAATTTTGGCTACATTGGTATGATATATGCCGGAGTGGAGTGTGTTATAGAGTCACTTAGGGCtaaaaatgatatttaTAACGGAGTAACGGCAGGGTTTTTTACTGGCGCTGGATTGGCGTATAAGGCAGGACCACAAGCTGCTTTAATGGGAGGTGCCGGGTTTGCTGCCTTTTCAGCCGCAATTGATTTGTATATGAAAAGCGAAGATGGTAGACCGCCTCGTAATGATTTTAAAGAATGA
- the RRI1 gene encoding COP9 signalosome catalytic subunit RRI1 (Catalytic subunit of the COP9 signalosome (CSN) complex~similar to YDL216C), which yields MNSRSKISKSGAASIMSLSNKTVKALRQLLKEEYSVEDELVESIALSSMRFRQSQELEFQALSQSSLLKTKLKQRSNTDVLSYNRVLISKLSCEKIAHYAIRGGNIEIMGILMGFTLKDNIVVMDCFNLPVVGTETRVNAQLESYEYMVQYIDEMYNHNDSGDGRDYKGTKLNVVGWFHSHPGYDCWLSNIDIQTQDLNQRFQDPYVAIVVDPLKSLEDKILRIGAFRTIGNKTNDDSSPSYYELETIIFDSELNRALFETKLNLHCVIEDDESEQISLNRLIDSMKQYTYLMDTKNVKTRVNLATISERASNENKIKIDDQNRSTRSQFCLNTQRGDSTETSSFGSMFSGDNTSDVDMEDRNLTEFDSTDTSLYTSVEPSIHVNHTERNSRSTDNFHNPRNRINSNQERRNDECSDILQRNVLETDYARAKNRILASKIKQYERLRFYKDTFTL from the coding sequence ATGAATAGCAGGTCAAAAATCAGTAAAAGTGGGGCAGCATCTATCATGtcactttcaaataaaactgTTAAGGCATTGCGACAACTACTGAAGGAAGAATACTCAGTGGAAGATGAACTAGTTGAATCTATAGCACTATCCAGTATGCGATTCAGGCAGTCACAAGAACTAGAATTTCAAGCGCTAAGCCAATCGTCATTGCTCAAAACTAAATTAAAACAACGTAGTAATACGGATGTTCTGAGTTACAACCGTGTACTTATATCAAAATTGTCATGTGAAAAGATCGCTCATTATGCAATCCGTGGGGGAAATATCGAAATTATGGGTATATTGATGGGTTTCACACTAAAAGATAATATTGTTGTAATGGACTGTTTCAATCTTCCTGTAGTAGGAACAGAAACTCGCGTAAATGCACAATTAGAGTCATACGAGTATATGGTTCAATATATCGACGAGATGTATAATCATAATGACAGCGGTGATGGACGAGATTACAAGGGCACTAAATTGAATGTGGTTGGCTGGTTCCATTCACATCCTGGTTACGACTGTTGGTTAAGTAATATAGATATCCAAACCCAGGATTTGAACCAAAGATTCCAAGACCCATATGTCGCAATTGTGGTCGATCCCTTAAAAAGTCTagaagataaaattttaagaATAGGCGCATTTAGAACAATAGGAAACAAGACTAATGATGATAGTTCACCTTCATATTACGAACTAGaaacaataatatttgACTCAGAACTAAACCGGGCattatttgaaacaaagttAAACTTACATTGCGTAATAGAGGATGATGAGTCAGAACAAATATCATTGAACAGGTTAATCGATTCAATGAAGCAGTATACTTACTTGATGGATACTAAAAATGTTAAGACGAGGGTGAACTTAGCTACTATTAGTGAACGTGCAAGcaacgaaaacaaaataaaaattgaCGATCAAAATCGTTCAACAAGGTCACAGTTCTGCCTCAATACGCAGAGAGGGGATAGTACTGAAACGAGCTCCTTTGGAAGTATGTTTTCAGGTGATAACACTAGTGATGTAGATATGGAAGATAGAAACCTCACCGAGTTTGATAGTACTGATACCAGTCTGTACACAAGTGTTGAGCCGAGTATTCATGTAAACCACACGGAAAGAAACAGCAGGTCTACCGACAATTTCCACAATCCCAGAAATCGCATAAACAGTAATCAGGAAAGACGTAATGATGAATGCAGTGATATCCTACAGAGAAATGTACTGGAGACAGATTATGCAAGAGCAAAAAACCGAATACttgcttcaaaaattaaGCAATACGAACGGCTACGTTTTTACAAGGACACCTTCACACTGTGA
- the GDH2 gene encoding glutamate dehydrogenase (NAD(+)) (NAD(+)-dependent glutamate dehydrogenase~similar to YDL215C) — MLFDNKNRTALTSLNTPDIASLSISSMSDYHVFDFPGKDLQREEVIDLLDQQGFIPDDLIEQEVDWFYNSLGIDDLFFSRESPQLISNIIHSLYASKLDFFAKSKFNGIQPRLFSIKNKIITNDNHAIFMESNTGVSISDSQQKNFKFANDAVGNDTLEHGKDTIKNNKTQMGDSCPPYELDSEIDDLFLDNKSQKNCRLVSFWAPESELKLTFVYESVYPNDDPAGVDISSQDLLKGDIESISDKTMYKVSSNENKKLYGLLLKLVKEREGPVIKTTRSVENKDEIRLLVAYKRFTTKRYYSALNSLFHYYKLKPSKFYLESFNVKDDDIIIFSVYLNENQQLEDVLLHDVEAALKQVEREASLLYAIPNNSFHEVYQRRQFSPKEAIYAHIGAIFINHFVNRLGSDYQNLLSQITIKRNDTTLLEIVENLKRKLRNETLTQQTIINIMSKHYTIISKLYKNFAQIHYYHNSTKDMEKTLSFQRLEKVEPFKNDQEFEAYLNKFIPNDSPDLLILKTLNIFNKSILKTNFFITRKVAISFRLDPSLVMAKFEYPETPYGIFFVVGNTFKGFHIRFRDIARGGIRIVCSRNQDIYDLNSKNVIDENYQLASTQQRKNKDIPEGGSKGVILLNPGLVEHDQTFVAFSQYVDAMIDILINDPLKENYVNLLPKEEILFFGPDEGTAGFVDWATNHARVRNCPWWKSFLTGKSPSLGGIPHDEYGMTSLGVRAYVNKIYETLNLTNSTVYKFQTGGPDGDLGSNEILLSSPNECYLAILDGSGVLCDPKGLDKDELCRLAHERKMISDFDTSRLSNNGFFVSVDAMDIMLPNGTIVANGTTFRNTFHTQIFKFVDHIDIFVPCGGRPNSITLNNLHYFVDEKTGKCKIPYIVEGANLFITQPAKNALEEHGCILFKDASANKGGVTSSSMEVLASLALNDNDFVHKFIGDVSGERSALYKSYVVEVQSRIQKNAELEFCQLWNLNQLDGTHISEISNQLSFTINKLNDDLVASQELWLNDLKLRNYLLLNKIIPKILIDVAGPESVLENIPESYLKVLLSSYLSSTFVYQNGIDVNIGKFLEFIGGLKREAEASA, encoded by the coding sequence atgcTGTTTGATAACAAAAATCGCACTGCTTTAACCTCATTGAACACACCAGATATTGCTTCtttatcaatatcatcCATGTCGGACTATCACGTGTTTGATTTTCCCGGCAAGGATCTGCAGAGGGAGGAAGTGATAGATTTGCTAGATCAGCAAGGCTTTATTCCCGACGATTTGATTGAACAGGAAGTAGACTGGTTCTATAACTCATTGGGTATCGATGATTTGTTCTTCTCGAGAGAATCTCCTCAATTAATCTCGAATATCATACATTCTCTGTATGCTTCCAAGCTAGATTTCTTTGCCAAGTCGAAATTCAACGGCATTCAGCCAAGGCTATTTAGtataaaaaacaaaatcatAACTAATGATAATCATGCTATCTTCATGGAATCTAATACTGGTGTTAGTATAAGCGATTCTCAGCagaaaaactttaaatttGCCAATGACGCCGTCGGAAACGATACGTTGGAACATGGTAAGGATACcatcaaaaataacaagACTCAAATGGGTGATTCTTGCCCACCTTATGAATTAGATTCTGAGATTGATGACCTTTTCCTGGATAATAAGTCTCAAAAAAACTGCAGGTTAGTGTCTTTTTGGGCTCCAGAGAGCGAATTGAAGCTGACTTTTGTTTATGAAAGTGTTTACCCAAATGATGATCCAGCCGGTGTAGATATTTCCTCTCAAGATTTACTAAAAGGGGACATTGAGTCTATTAGTGATAAGACCATGTATAAAGTTTCGTCTaacgaaaataaaaaattatatgGTCTCCTACTTAAGTTGGttaaagaaagagaaggtCCTGTCATTAAGACTACTCGCTCTGTAGAAAATAAGGATGAGATTAGGTTATTAGTCGCCTACAAGCGATTCACCACAAAGCGTTATTACTCTGCTTTGAACTCTCTGTTCCACTATTACAAGTTGAAACCCTCTAAATTCTATTTGGAATCGTTTAATGTTAAGGATGAtgatatcatcatcttttcCGTTTATTTGAACGAAAATCAGCAATTGGAAGATGTTTTACTTCACGATGTCGAGGCAGCATTGAAACAGGTTGAAAGAGAAGCTTCTTTACTGTACGCTATTCCAAACAATTCTTTCCATGAGGTTTATCAAAGACGTCAATTCTCACCCAAAGAAGCCATATATGCCCATATTGGGGCTATATTTATTAACCATTTTGTTAATCGTCTTGGCTCGGACTATCAAAACCTTTTATCTCAAATCACCATTAAACGTAATGATACTActcttttggaaattgtggaaaacttgaaaagaaagttaaGAAATGAAACTTTGACTCAACAAACTATTATCAACATCATGTCGAAGCATTACACTATAATTTCCAAGCTATATAAGAATTTTGCCCaaattcattattatcataATAGTACCAAAGATATGGAAAAGACATTATCCTTTCAAAGATTGGAAAAAGTGGAACCCTTTAAAAATGACCAAGAGTTCGAAGCCtatttgaacaaattcATCCCAAACGATTCTCCTGATTTGTTAATTCTAAAGACACTGAACATCTTCAATAAGTCCATTTTAAAgacaaatttctttatcacAAGGAAAGTAGCCATATCATTCAGATTGGATCCTTCCCTGGTCATGGCAAAATTTGAGTATCCAGAGACCCCCTATGGTATATTCTTTGTCGTCGGTAACACTTTCAAAGGTTTCCATATCAGATTCAGAGATATTGCAAGGGGTGGTATTCGTATAGTTTGTTCCAGGAATCAAGACATTTATGATTTGAACTCCAAAAATGTCATTGATGAGAACTATCAATTGGCTTCTACTCAACAACGTAAAAATAAGGATATTCCAGAGGGCGGTTCTAAAGGTGTCATCTTATTGAACCCAGGACTAGTAGAGCATGACCAAACATTTGTCGCCTTTTCCCAATATGTGGATGCAATGATTGATATTCTAATCAACGATccattaaaagaaaactatgTCAATCTTTTACCAAAGGAGgaaatattattctttgGCCCAGATGAAGGAACTGCTGGTTTTGTAGATTGGGCAACTAACCATGCTCGTGTGAGGAACTGTCCATGGTGGAAATCATTCTTGACTGGTAAATCCCCATCTTTAGGTGGTATTCCTCACGACGAATATGGTATGACTTCATTGGGTGTTCGTGCTTATGTCAATAAGATTTATGAAACCTTAAATCTAACCAATTCCACCGTCTACAAATTCCAGACGGGTGGTCCTGATGGTGATTTAGGGTCCAATGAAATCCTTTTATCTTCGCCAAATGAATGTTATTTGGCAATTCTGGACGGTTCAGGCGTACTTTGTGATCCTAAGGGCTTGGATAAAGATGAATTATGTCGCTTGGCTCatgaaaggaaaatgatttCTGATTTTGACACTTCCAGATTATCAAATAACGGGTTTTTCGTTTCTGTAGATGCAATGGATATCATGCTACCAAACGGTACAATCGTAGCTAACGGTACAACCTTCAGAAACACTTTTCACAcccaaattttcaaattcgtGGATcatattgatatttttgttccATGTGGTGGTAGACCAAACTCAATTACACTAAATAATTTACATTATTTTGTTGACGAAAAGACTGGAAAATGTAAAATTCCATATATTGTGGAGGGTGCCAATTTGTTTATTACACAACCTGCCAAAAACGCCTTAGAAGAACATGGCTGTATTCTGTTCAAGGATGCTTCTGCCAATAAAGGTGGTGTCACATCCTCATCAATGGAAGTATTGGCCTCATTAGCGCTTAATGATAACGATTTCGTGCATAAATTTATTGGAGATGTTAGTGGTGAGAGATCTGCGTTATACAAGTCATACGTTGTAGAGGTGCAGTCAAGAATCCAGAAAAATGCTGAATTGGAATTTTGCCAGTTATGGAATCTAAATCAACTAGATGGAACTCACATttcagaaatttcaaatcaatTGTCTTTCACTATAAATAAATTGAATGACGATTTAGTTGCTTCTCAAGAGTTGTGGTTGAATGACCTAAAGTTAAGAAACTATCTATTgttgaataaaataattccaaaaattttgatcgATGTCGCTGGACCTGAGTCCGTGCTAGAAAATATCCCAGAGAGCTATTTGAAAGTTCTGCTATCAAGTTACTTATCAAGCACTTTTGTTTATCAAAACGGTATTGATGTTAACATAGGAAAATTCTTGGAATTTATTGGTGGCTTAAAAAGAGAAGCAGAAGCAAGTGCTTAA